The Kaustia mangrovi genome has a segment encoding these proteins:
- the gatA gene encoding Asp-tRNA(Asn)/Glu-tRNA(Gln) amidotransferase subunit GatA, whose translation MTDLTQLSIAEARDKLRAREISAVELTEAYLQAIEAGNKALNAYVAVTADKAREMARASDERLAKGEGGALEGVPLGIKDLFCTEGVHSQAASHILDGFEPAYESTVTANLWADGAVMLGKLNMDEFAMGSSNETSHYGPVVNPWRAKGSNRDLVPGGSSGGSASAVSAWMCAGATATDTGGSIRQPAAFTGTVGIKPTYGRCSRWGIVAFASSLDQAGPIARNVRDAAIMLRSMASPDAKDTTSVDRPVPDYEAALTGDVRGLTVGIPKEYRVEGMSAEIDALWQQGIDWLKAQGAEIREVSLPHTKYALPAYYIVAPAEASSNLARYDGVRYGLRVNGDDITGMYENTRAAGFGAEVKRRVLIGTYVLSAGYYDAYYLKAQKVRTLIKRDFEQAFEDVDVLLTPTTPTPAFAPGEITDPVEMYLNDVFTVTVNMAGLPGISVPAGLSADGLPLGLQLIGKAFDEETLFRAGGALEEAAGFAARPDAWWTV comes from the coding sequence ATGACAGACCTGACACAGCTTTCCATCGCCGAGGCCCGCGACAAGCTCAGGGCGCGCGAGATTTCCGCCGTCGAACTGACCGAGGCCTATCTCCAGGCGATCGAGGCCGGAAACAAGGCGCTGAACGCCTATGTCGCGGTGACCGCCGACAAGGCGCGCGAGATGGCCAGGGCCTCCGACGAGCGCCTGGCGAAAGGCGAGGGCGGGGCGCTGGAGGGCGTTCCCCTCGGCATCAAGGACCTGTTCTGCACCGAGGGGGTGCACAGCCAGGCGGCTAGCCACATCCTCGACGGGTTCGAGCCGGCCTATGAATCGACCGTCACGGCCAATCTCTGGGCCGACGGGGCGGTGATGCTCGGCAAGCTCAACATGGACGAGTTCGCCATGGGGTCGTCCAACGAGACCTCCCATTACGGTCCGGTCGTCAATCCGTGGCGGGCGAAGGGCAGCAACCGGGACCTCGTTCCCGGCGGTTCGTCGGGCGGGTCGGCGTCCGCGGTCTCCGCCTGGATGTGTGCCGGCGCGACAGCGACCGATACGGGCGGCTCGATCCGCCAGCCCGCCGCGTTCACCGGGACCGTCGGCATCAAGCCGACCTACGGGCGCTGCTCGCGCTGGGGCATCGTCGCCTTCGCCTCCTCGCTGGACCAGGCCGGGCCCATCGCCCGCAATGTCCGCGACGCGGCGATCATGCTGAGATCCATGGCGAGCCCCGATGCGAAGGACACGACGTCGGTCGACCGTCCGGTGCCGGACTACGAGGCCGCGCTCACCGGCGACGTGCGCGGCCTGACGGTCGGCATTCCGAAGGAATATCGCGTCGAGGGCATGTCGGCGGAGATCGACGCCCTGTGGCAGCAGGGGATCGACTGGCTGAAGGCGCAGGGCGCCGAGATCCGCGAGGTCTCCCTGCCGCACACGAAATATGCGCTGCCGGCCTATTATATCGTGGCACCGGCGGAGGCCTCCTCCAATCTCGCGCGCTATGACGGCGTGCGCTACGGCCTGCGCGTCAATGGCGACGACATCACAGGCATGTACGAGAACACCCGTGCGGCCGGTTTCGGCGCGGAGGTGAAGCGGCGCGTGCTGATCGGCACCTATGTGCTCTCGGCGGGCTATTACGACGCCTACTATCTCAAGGCGCAGAAGGTGCGCACGCTCATCAAGCGGGATTTCGAACAGGCCTTCGAGGACGTCGACGTGCTGCTGACGCCGACGACGCCGACGCCCGCCTTCGCGCCGGGCGAGATCACCGATCCGGTGGAGATGTATCTGAACGACGTCTTCACGGTGACGGTCAACATGGCGGGGCTTCCCGGCATCTCGGTGCCGGCGGGGCTGAGTGCCGACGGGCTGCCGCTCGGGCTTCAGCTCATCGGCAAGGCGTTCGACGAGGAGACCCTGTTCCGCGCCGGCGGCGCACTGGAGGAGGCGGCGGGCTTCGCTGCGCGGCCCGATGCATGGTGGACGGTCTGA